GCTGAGCGTGACCAAGTCGAAGCCGCCGATCGTCACCCTTGCAGCAACGATGGCGCTGGAGCATTTCACGGCGATCCTGGCACACGAACTGCTTGCAGATCCGCGCCATCTGGCGGGCGCCGACCGCGAGACGGCCGACCTGTGGCGCTGGCACGCGGTCGAGGAGATCGAGCATAAGGGCGTCGCCTACGACACCTGGCTGCACGCCACGCGGCACTGGACGCGGCGCAAGCGGTGGGAGGTCAAGGCCAAGGTGATGTTCTACGTCACCCGCAATTTCCTGGTCGACCGCACCGCGGGCGCGCTCGAGCTGATGCGCCAGGACGGCGTGACCGGCCTGAAGGCGTGGGCGCGGCTGCTGGCCTATCTGTGGGTACGGCCGGGCATGTTCCGCAAGATCGCCGGGGCGTGGTTCAAATTCTTTCTGCCGGGGTTCCACCCGTGGAACGAGGACGACCGGCATTTGCTCACCGCGTATGATGCGGAGGCGCCGTCGTCGGAATCATCGGCGAAGAAGGTGCGCAGCGCGGTTTAACGGACGCTCCTCCCCATCGCTTCGCGACAGGGAGGAGCTTTTAGGCCGCCAGGGCCTCGTCTTCGTCCTCGACGGCCGCACCACGTAGCACCAGCCGCATCAGCCTGGCCGGCACGTCTTCGCCGCGTGCGCAGCTGCGGCGCGGGGCGACGATTCCGAGCGGCGCGAAGCCGAGCTTTTCAAGCACCCGCGCCGACGCCGGATTGTCGATAAAGTACGAGCCTTCGAGGCTGGGCAGGTCGAGCGCGCGGGCAATCTCGATCAGCGCGGTGCACGCCTCCGTCGCAAAGCCGCGGCCCCAGTCGCTGCGGGCGATCCAATAGCCGAGCTCGACCGCGCCCGACGGCCGCCGGCCAAGTCCGCAGGCACCGACGAGGCGCGGCGCGCCCGACGTCCGCTCGAACGCCAGCAGCGAGGGCAGGATGGGGTCGCGCGGAGTCGCCAGAAAGGCTTCGGCGTCGCGCACGCGATAGGGCCACGGCACCGTCGCGAGATTGCGGGCGATGGCTTCGTCGGCGATGGCCATGGCAAGCGCCGGCGCATCTTCGGGGAAGCCGGGTCTCAGCAGCAATCTTGGCGTCCTGGCGAACATTGGTCCTTCTCCTCGCCGCCGTCCCTAGGCACGGCCGGTGACAGTTCCGGGAGAAGGATATGAAAAAGGGGAGCCTCCCTTTTCGGGGGCTCCCCTTCTCCCTTTGGCTTTGATCCGCTTGAGATCTCGTCCGGGCCGCCCCTAGTGGGAACGGTCCGTTGCAACCGTTCCTATGCGCTGGCTTCCGTAATCGGCATCACATGGACGTATTTGCGGCCAAGCTTGCCGTCACGGAACGTGACCGTGCCGTCGGTAAGCGCAAACAACGTATGGTCCTTGCCCATGCCGACGTTGGTCCCCGCGTGCCACTTCGTGCCGCGTTGACGAACGATGATATTGCCGGCGCGCGCGGCCTGGCTGCCGAACAGCTTCACGCCAAGGCGCTTGCTTTCACTGTCGCGACCGTTGCGGCTCGAGCCGCCTGCTTTCTTATGTGCCATTGTGCGCTCTTACTTCTTCTTTGCCGGAGCCTTGGCAGCCGGCTTCTTCGCGGGGGCCTTAGCAGGTGCAGCATTTTTTGTCGACGCCTTGGTTTCGGCCTTGGCCTCAGCTTTGGCATCGGACGTCTTGGGCTCCGCCTTGGCCGGCTTGTCATCGGCCTTCGCGGGCGACGCAGCCTTGGTCTCGGCCGTCGGTGCATCGGTCTTGGCTTCGGCCTTCGGAGCGGCCTTCTTTTCAGCCTTGTGATCGCCGATCGCGACGATCTGCAGGATGGTGTGCTGCTGACGGTGGCCCTTCTTGCGGCGATAATTGTGGCGGCGCCGCTTCTTGAAGACGGTGACCTTCTCACCCTTGGCCTGGGCGATGATTTCGGCCGCGACGGTCAGGCCGTCGGTCTTCTTGAGGTCCGATCCGTCGCCGGCGAGCAGAATGTCGCCCAGCGTGATCTTGTCACCAGCATTGCCGTCGATTTTCTCGACGACGATCTTGTCTCCCGGGGCGACGCGATATTGCTTGCCGCCCGTGCGCACGACTGCGAACATTGGCTTTTCTTCCTACGAATTCCGCTTCCCACACGCGCGCACGACCGGTCGGCGGCACAGCAGCGCTCGGGAAAGCGAGCCGCCTATGGCAGGCGCCGCGGCCTGTCAACGGCACGCCGTGTCTGTGGCCCGCCCGCAACATCTGCGGCCAACTATCCAGCGCCCGGCCTAACGTCCTTGTCACAAAGCATATTCCGGTCATTCTGCGATGTCTGATGGCGGCAAGGGGGTCCGCGCCGCGATTCGGAAGGGGGAAGAGCTAATGTCCAAATCGCTTCGCCGAGCGCTCCTGCTTGCGACCTTGAGCACCTTCGCCATCGCGATCCCGGCCGCCGCGCAAGATGCGCAGAGCGACGTCCCGGCCACGCCCGAAAGCAGCGATGCCACCCCCGCAGCACCGGCAGGTCCCGCACCGACCGTGCCACAGGCGGTGAACGAAGATACGATCATCGTGACCGGCACCCGTTCATCCAACCGGACGGTGGCCGACAGCCCGGTACCGGTCGACGTCATCGGCGCGGACGCGATCGCCCATACCGGGGCGACCGAAACCAACAAGATCCTCAATCAGCTGGTGCCGTCGTTCAACTTCCCGCAGCCGTCGGTCAACGACGGGTCGGACTCGGTCAAGCCGGCGACCTTGCGCGGCCTCAGCCCCGACCAGGTGCTGGTGCTGGTCAACGGCAAGCGCCGCCACGTTGCCGCCCTGATCAACATCAACGGGACGGTCGGGCGCGGCAGCGCGGCGGTCGACATGAACCTCATTCCCGGCATGGCGATCAACCGCGTCGAGGTGCTGCGCGATGGCGCCGCCGCCCAATATGGCTCGGATGCCATCGCGGGCGTAATCAACATCCAGCTCAAGAACGCGCGGCAGGGCGGGTCGGCGAGCCTGACCTACGGCAAATATATCACGACGCTGGAGGACGTGGACGACGTGACCGGCCTTGCGCTCAATGGCGCCGGCCAGCCGTTCCTCGATCCCAACGACATCGGAACGCCGACCACGACCTCGCGCTATTTCGTCGCCGAGACCGATGGGGAGCGCAAGGCGCGAGACGGCTCCCAGGTGACCTTCGCGGCCAACCTCGGCCTGCCGATCGGCTCGACCGGATACGTCAACCTTACCGGCGAACTGCAGCGCAAGTCGGCGGTCAATCGCGCGGGCTACGATCTGCGGCCGAACTTCACCTTTGGCGTGACGAACGCAACGACCGTGTTCGATCCACGCGAACTCGATTTCAACCGGCTCCAGTTCAAATATGGCGAGCCCAAAGCGAAGAGTTACAATCTGTTCCTCAATGCCGGGATCGACGTCTCGCCCGATTGGGAAGCCTATGCATTCGCCTCGCACGGCCACCGCAATTCGACCAGCGCGGCCAATTGGCGGCAGTATATCGCCGCCGCCAACCGCGATTTCAGCGTGCTCGCGCCGAACCAGGTGCCCAATGCCGGCAACTTCGTGCCGCTGACGGACGAGGGCTTCCTGCCGTTGATCGAGACCGACCTCGACGATTATGCCGCGACCATCGGGCTGCGCGGTGCGATTGCCGGGTGGAAGGCCGATTTCTCGGCCGGTTATGGCCACAACCGCTTCGACTATGACCTGCACGACACGCTCAACACGTCGCTCGGGCCCGACAGCCCGCGCGATTTCGATGCCGGCGGCCTGCGTTATGGCCAGTGGTTGTTCAATGCCGATTTCTCGCGCGAGTTCGCGATCGGGACGGCCAAGCCGCTGACCGTCGCGGTCGGCGCCGAGCATCGCCGCGAGCGCTTCAAGATCCGTCCCGGCGAGGAAGCCTCCTACGTCGCCGGGCCGCTGTTCCGGGCAGCGGTGCCGAACACCACGCTGGCCAATTGCGACGCCTTGGGCGGGCGCTTCGGCTCGCTGGCGCCGACCACCTGCGACTTCCCGGGCCGCGGCGCGGGGGCGGGCGCCCAGGGCTTCCCGGGGATTCCGGCGGCTAGCGAAACCAATGAGGGCCGCCACAGCTGGGGCGTCTATGCCGAACTCGACACCGACCCGATCGAGGGCGTCACCACGACCCTGGCCGCACGGTTCGAGGATTATTCGGACTTCGGGACGACGCTGAACGGCAAGTTTGCCGCGCGGTGGGAATTTATCCCCAATTATGCGGTGCGCGGCGCGATCTCCAACGGGTTCCGCGCGCCGTCCCTGCACCAGCAATATTTCACGACCTTTTCGACCAACTTCGTCAACGGCATCCCGGTCGACATCGCGACACTCGCCGTCGGGTCCCCAGCGGCGGCGGCGCTCGGCGCGCAGCCGCTGAAGCCCGAGAAGTCGGTCAACTTCAGCCTCGGCGCGACGGCCAACCCGGTGCCCGGCCTGACGATCACGGCGGACTGGTACTCGATCAAGATCAAGGACCGGATCGTGTTCAGCGAGATCCTTGGCGTGAACGGCACCGGCAACGTCGCCGCGACGGGGACGGCGGTCACCGCGCTGCTGCAGAGCCTGGGCTTCCCGCAGGTCGGCGCCGGGCGCTTCTTCTTGAACGGAATCGACACCCGTACGCGCGGTCTCGACATCGTTGCCGCCTATAACTGGCGGACCAACGGCTTCGGCCGCTGGAACCTCAGCGCGGCCTACAACCGCAACAAGACCAAGATCACCGACCGCGCGCCGCCTCCCGGAGCGTTGTCGACGATCCCGAACCTGATCCTGTTCGGCAGAACCGAAAGCCTGCGCTTCACTTACGGCCAGCCGCGCGACAAGATCGTGCTCAGTGCCGATGGCGACCTGGGCCGCTTCGGGGTGACGGCGCGCACCACGCGCTATGGCAAGGTCGTTTCGCCCTCCGCCAGCCTGCCGCCGGCGCCCAACCAGTTCGACGTCAATACCTTCCTGCCGGACGACATTCGCCTTGGCCGCAAGTGGATCACCGACCTCGAATTGCGCTGGAAGCCGGGTGGCGGGGCAGAATTGGCCTTGGGATCGAACAATCTGTTCGATGTCTATCCCGACCGGTCGCCGTTCGGGATCCGCCCGGACGGCGGGGTCTATCCGGTGAACCAGATCTATTTTCCATATTCGACCTTCTCGCCGTTCGGCTTCAACGGACGATTCATCTACGGCCGGGCGTCGATCAACTTCTAGGCGGTGGGATATGTGAGGC
The sequence above is drawn from the Sphingomonas lutea genome and encodes:
- a CDS encoding metal-dependent hydrolase, giving the protein MSSIAAPTPSDLDIRPRDRRFGREHATPRLWHGGRVEATAIYNALSTTFPRGEAFFVESVRAFRDGAPPRLAEEIKAFTTQEAIHSREHDAFNRRAADSGYDLSKLERQVEYRLSVTKSKPPIVTLAATMALEHFTAILAHELLADPRHLAGADRETADLWRWHAVEEIEHKGVAYDTWLHATRHWTRRKRWEVKAKVMFYVTRNFLVDRTAGALELMRQDGVTGLKAWARLLAYLWVRPGMFRKIAGAWFKFFLPGFHPWNEDDRHLLTAYDAEAPSSESSAKKVRSAV
- a CDS encoding GNAT family N-acetyltransferase, which translates into the protein MFARTPRLLLRPGFPEDAPALAMAIADEAIARNLATVPWPYRVRDAEAFLATPRDPILPSLLAFERTSGAPRLVGACGLGRRPSGAVELGYWIARSDWGRGFATEACTALIEIARALDLPSLEGSYFIDNPASARVLEKLGFAPLGIVAPRRSCARGEDVPARLMRLVLRGAAVEDEDEALAA
- the rpmA gene encoding 50S ribosomal protein L27, producing MAHKKAGGSSRNGRDSESKRLGVKLFGSQAARAGNIIVRQRGTKWHAGTNVGMGKDHTLFALTDGTVTFRDGKLGRKYVHVMPITEASA
- the rplU gene encoding 50S ribosomal protein L21; this translates as MFAVVRTGGKQYRVAPGDKIVVEKIDGNAGDKITLGDILLAGDGSDLKKTDGLTVAAEIIAQAKGEKVTVFKKRRRHNYRRKKGHRQQHTILQIVAIGDHKAEKKAAPKAEAKTDAPTAETKAASPAKADDKPAKAEPKTSDAKAEAKAETKASTKNAAPAKAPAKKPAAKAPAKKK
- a CDS encoding TonB-dependent receptor plug domain-containing protein, which encodes MSKSLRRALLLATLSTFAIAIPAAAQDAQSDVPATPESSDATPAAPAGPAPTVPQAVNEDTIIVTGTRSSNRTVADSPVPVDVIGADAIAHTGATETNKILNQLVPSFNFPQPSVNDGSDSVKPATLRGLSPDQVLVLVNGKRRHVAALININGTVGRGSAAVDMNLIPGMAINRVEVLRDGAAAQYGSDAIAGVINIQLKNARQGGSASLTYGKYITTLEDVDDVTGLALNGAGQPFLDPNDIGTPTTTSRYFVAETDGERKARDGSQVTFAANLGLPIGSTGYVNLTGELQRKSAVNRAGYDLRPNFTFGVTNATTVFDPRELDFNRLQFKYGEPKAKSYNLFLNAGIDVSPDWEAYAFASHGHRNSTSAANWRQYIAAANRDFSVLAPNQVPNAGNFVPLTDEGFLPLIETDLDDYAATIGLRGAIAGWKADFSAGYGHNRFDYDLHDTLNTSLGPDSPRDFDAGGLRYGQWLFNADFSREFAIGTAKPLTVAVGAEHRRERFKIRPGEEASYVAGPLFRAAVPNTTLANCDALGGRFGSLAPTTCDFPGRGAGAGAQGFPGIPAASETNEGRHSWGVYAELDTDPIEGVTTTLAARFEDYSDFGTTLNGKFAARWEFIPNYAVRGAISNGFRAPSLHQQYFTTFSTNFVNGIPVDIATLAVGSPAAAALGAQPLKPEKSVNFSLGATANPVPGLTITADWYSIKIKDRIVFSEILGVNGTGNVAATGTAVTALLQSLGFPQVGAGRFFLNGIDTRTRGLDIVAAYNWRTNGFGRWNLSAAYNRNKTKITDRAPPPGALSTIPNLILFGRTESLRFTYGQPRDKIVLSADGDLGRFGVTARTTRYGKVVSPSASLPPAPNQFDVNTFLPDDIRLGRKWITDLELRWKPGGGAELALGSNNLFDVYPDRSPFGIRPDGGVYPVNQIYFPYSTFSPFGFNGRFIYGRASINF